In Hyphomicrobiales bacterium, a single window of DNA contains:
- the cpaB gene encoding Flp pilus assembly protein CpaB encodes MSKMRVMVLAGSIGAAVVAAMLAKGVIGKKAPPPETKIITKVETEDVLVAARDIQTGEKLAPGSVIWRSWPKENVLEPMITKEEMPDAEEKYAEARAYVPMFEGEVINDKKVVKPGDGGFISAILPKGMRAISVAVSVRSTAGGFILPNDRVDVILTKKIPGAGQLVKSETVISNVRILAMDQVFKKVQEGDEVSMKEVETATVELRPEQAEILAKVESEGELSLALRSIAENDAKSLEEGPILAEKYRSNGATKTTDTLFIRAGIETYATNR; translated from the coding sequence ATGAGTAAGATGCGCGTTATGGTGTTGGCTGGTTCGATTGGCGCTGCTGTCGTGGCCGCCATGCTGGCCAAGGGTGTGATTGGCAAGAAGGCGCCGCCGCCGGAAACCAAGATCATCACCAAGGTCGAGACGGAAGACGTCCTCGTCGCCGCACGCGATATCCAGACGGGTGAAAAGCTCGCTCCGGGCAGTGTCATCTGGCGCTCGTGGCCGAAGGAGAACGTCCTCGAGCCCATGATCACCAAGGAGGAAATGCCGGACGCCGAAGAGAAATACGCCGAGGCGCGCGCCTATGTGCCGATGTTCGAAGGCGAAGTCATCAACGACAAGAAGGTCGTGAAGCCTGGCGATGGCGGTTTCATCAGCGCCATCCTGCCCAAAGGCATGCGCGCCATCTCGGTGGCGGTCTCGGTGCGCTCCACCGCCGGCGGCTTCATCCTCCCCAATGACCGGGTGGATGTGATCCTGACGAAGAAAATTCCAGGCGCCGGCCAGCTCGTGAAGAGCGAAACGGTGATCTCCAACGTCCGTATCCTGGCCATGGATCAGGTGTTCAAGAAGGTCCAGGAGGGCGACGAGGTTTCCATGAAGGAAGTGGAAACCGCCACCGTCGAGCTCCGCCCTGAACAGGCTGAAATCCTCGCCAAGGTGGAATCGGAAGGCGAGCTTTCGCTGGCGCTCCGCTCCATCGCCGAAAACGATGCGAAGTCACTTGAGGAAGGCCCGATCCTTGCCGAGAAGTATCGCAGCAACGGCGCCACCAAGACGACCGACACGCTCTTCATTCGCGCAGGCATCGAAACCTACGCCACCAATCGCTGA
- a CDS encoding type II and III secretion system protein family protein, whose product MFMNFNNSYLARPVAKAGFLLAGLVTAATLAFSFQALTAPRAQATDLDISAAENDGRFVRIGLNKSVVVKLPGDARDVIVGNPEIVDAVVRSKNTAYLFARKPGQTNVFFFDANGQQILNLDLEVALDPIAIRKLLQRSLPGTRITVDTVNNNVVLGGMAQSQLEAKTAVDLATQFVQSSSFFQSGSSLINTIKVAGEDQVMLKVKVVEIRRDVLKQLGVDFQALIKAGNFAFNLSNMNPFANQLLSPAGGYAAAYSGSNGTFDSAVRAMESDGLLRTLAEPNLTAITGADAKFLAGGEFPYCVDLVRATLECLKYEYKEYGVSLNFTPTVLDQGRINLKIKTEVSEFAPSVTDAAIPTLNKRTAETVLEMPSGGSMMIAGLIRNKTSQTVKGTPGLKNLPVLGALFRSRDFEANETELVVLVTPYLVRPTGEKQLTTPDEGYNTPTDRQTILLGRLNKVYGGGGKAPDGTYHGNVGFIVE is encoded by the coding sequence ATGTTCATGAACTTCAACAACTCGTATCTCGCGCGTCCGGTGGCCAAGGCAGGGTTCCTGCTGGCGGGCCTGGTGACGGCGGCAACGCTTGCCTTCTCGTTCCAGGCGCTCACCGCGCCCAGGGCGCAAGCCACGGACCTCGACATCTCGGCAGCCGAGAACGATGGCCGCTTCGTGCGCATCGGCCTCAACAAGTCGGTCGTGGTAAAGCTGCCGGGTGATGCCCGCGACGTGATCGTCGGCAATCCCGAGATCGTCGACGCGGTGGTCCGCTCCAAGAACACCGCCTATCTGTTTGCCCGCAAGCCCGGCCAGACCAACGTCTTCTTCTTTGACGCCAACGGCCAGCAGATCCTCAATCTTGACCTTGAGGTGGCGCTCGACCCGATCGCCATCCGCAAGCTCCTGCAGCGCTCGCTGCCCGGCACGCGGATCACCGTTGATACCGTGAACAACAACGTCGTCCTCGGCGGCATGGCGCAGAGCCAGCTCGAAGCCAAGACAGCCGTCGATCTCGCCACGCAGTTCGTGCAGTCGTCCTCCTTCTTCCAGAGTGGTTCTTCGCTCATCAACACCATCAAGGTGGCGGGTGAAGACCAGGTCATGCTGAAGGTGAAGGTCGTTGAAATCCGCCGTGACGTGCTGAAGCAGCTCGGCGTTGATTTCCAGGCCCTCATCAAGGCCGGAAACTTTGCCTTCAACCTCTCAAACATGAACCCTTTCGCCAACCAGTTGCTGAGTCCGGCTGGCGGCTACGCGGCCGCCTACAGCGGCAGCAATGGCACCTTTGACAGCGCCGTCCGTGCCATGGAATCCGATGGCCTGCTGCGCACTCTCGCGGAACCGAACCTCACCGCCATCACCGGTGCCGATGCCAAGTTCCTGGCCGGCGGCGAATTCCCCTACTGCGTCGATCTGGTGCGCGCCACGCTGGAGTGCCTCAAGTACGAGTACAAGGAATATGGTGTGAGCCTCAACTTCACCCCGACGGTGCTTGACCAGGGCCGCATCAACCTCAAGATCAAGACGGAAGTGAGCGAGTTCGCTCCCTCCGTCACCGATGCCGCCATCCCGACGCTGAACAAGCGCACGGCCGAAACAGTCCTCGAAATGCCGAGCGGCGGGTCCATGATGATTGCGGGCCTGATCCGGAACAAGACCAGCCAGACGGTCAAGGGCACGCCCGGCCTCAAGAACCTTCCGGTTCTGGGCGCCCTGTTCCGCAGCCGTGACTTCGAAGCAAATGAAACGGAACTGGTTGTCCTCGTGACGCCCTATCTGGTGCGTCCCACGGGCGAGAAGCAGCTCACCACGCCGGACGAGGGCTACAACACGCCCACCGACCGCCAGACCATCCTCCTGGGCCGCCTCAACAAGGTCTACGGCGGCGGCGGAAAAGCGCCCGACGGCACATATCACGGCAACGTTGGCTTCATCGTCGAGTGA
- a CDS encoding CpaD family pilus assembly protein: MSVLSRKSLSFFFVVASLGLGGCAHDELALDDAYVPLSPEERFPIEYARGPITMEVSSAHGSLQPSQVNAVARFARQSMGGSLTPVSIKRPAGGGASANVAEEIAGLMIRQGVPRSMIRMGTYPAPSSAPVRLAYVKSFAHTKPCGDWSMDSTQSSQNIDMPNHGCAVQSNIAAMLSNPEDAVAPQAVTPGQAASGTNAIKKISNGSSTSPLASIFGF; this comes from the coding sequence ATGTCAGTCTTGTCTCGGAAATCCCTCTCCTTCTTCTTCGTTGTCGCAAGCCTCGGACTGGGCGGCTGCGCCCACGATGAGCTGGCGCTCGACGATGCCTATGTGCCGCTGAGCCCCGAGGAACGCTTCCCCATCGAATACGCCAGGGGGCCGATCACCATGGAGGTGTCGTCCGCCCACGGCAGCCTGCAGCCTTCGCAGGTGAACGCGGTGGCCCGTTTCGCCCGCCAGTCCATGGGTGGCAGCCTGACGCCGGTCAGCATCAAGCGCCCCGCGGGCGGTGGTGCCTCGGCCAACGTTGCCGAAGAGATCGCTGGCCTGATGATCCGCCAGGGTGTGCCCCGCAGCATGATCCGGATGGGAACCTATCCGGCACCATCCTCCGCGCCGGTCCGCCTCGCCTATGTGAAGTCCTTCGCCCACACCAAGCCGTGTGGCGACTGGAGCATGGATTCGACCCAGTCCAGCCAGAACATCGACATGCCGAACCACGGCTGCGCTGTGCAGTCCAACATTGCCGCCATGCTGTCCAACCCGGAGGATGCCGTGGCACCGCAGGCGGTGACACCGGGCCAGGCCGCCAGCGGCACCAACGCCATCAAGAAGATCAGCAACGGCTCTTCCACCTCGCCGCTCGCCTCGATCTTCGGTTTCTGA
- a CDS encoding CtpF protein — translation MNTATQISPQMAGSHEELVALVPRVDIHIFCETQETGQAIQVASGDRRMARAHVTIQLGGIAAAVQVYQTQPTPHVLVVETHGNRDQVMAELSRLAEVCQATTKVVVIGHVNDVILYRELVKAGISEYVVAPITSFSFIETVAGLFNDPKAAPLGRIVSFVGAKGGVGSSTIAHNVGWAISQRQSIDTIITDLDLAFGTAALNFNQDGSGGIMDALGAPDRVDSTLIDRLMTKLGSKLSLLNGPSSIDRDISIEAHAVETILNVVRFSAPIVIVDVPNMWAPWIKYTLLNSDEIIITATPELPSLRNTKNLVDMLKASRPNDKPPRLILNQVGVPKRPEIPVNDFAKAVGITPTAVIPHDPQTFGMAQGNGQMVFEVAPKSKAAEVLGEFARNLAGNQKASSDVKKSGSLFSKLPLFKKK, via the coding sequence ATGAACACCGCAACGCAGATTTCTCCCCAGATGGCCGGCTCCCACGAGGAGCTTGTGGCCCTTGTCCCGCGCGTCGACATTCACATCTTCTGTGAAACGCAGGAGACGGGGCAGGCCATCCAGGTCGCCAGCGGTGACCGCCGCATGGCGCGGGCCCATGTGACCATTCAGCTGGGCGGCATTGCGGCTGCCGTGCAGGTCTACCAGACCCAGCCGACGCCCCATGTGCTGGTGGTCGAAACCCACGGCAACCGCGATCAGGTGATGGCCGAACTCAGCCGTCTCGCCGAAGTGTGCCAGGCAACGACGAAGGTCGTTGTGATCGGCCATGTCAACGACGTCATCCTCTACCGCGAACTGGTGAAGGCCGGCATCAGCGAATATGTGGTGGCGCCCATCACCTCATTCAGCTTCATCGAGACCGTGGCCGGCCTCTTCAACGATCCGAAGGCGGCTCCGCTGGGCCGCATCGTGTCTTTTGTCGGCGCCAAGGGCGGCGTGGGTTCCTCCACCATCGCCCACAATGTCGGCTGGGCCATCTCCCAGCGCCAGAGCATCGATACGATCATCACTGACCTCGACCTTGCCTTCGGCACCGCCGCGTTGAACTTCAACCAGGACGGCTCGGGCGGAATCATGGATGCGCTGGGCGCGCCGGACCGCGTCGACTCGACCCTCATTGACCGCCTGATGACCAAGCTCGGCAGCAAGCTCAGCCTCCTCAATGGCCCGAGCAGCATCGACCGCGACATCTCGATCGAAGCCCATGCCGTCGAAACCATCCTCAACGTGGTGCGCTTCTCGGCGCCCATCGTCATCGTCGACGTGCCCAACATGTGGGCTCCGTGGATCAAGTACACGCTGCTCAACTCCGATGAGATTATCATCACGGCGACGCCCGAACTGCCGTCCTTGCGCAACACCAAGAACCTGGTGGACATGCTCAAGGCCTCGCGCCCCAACGACAAGCCGCCGCGCCTCATTCTCAACCAGGTGGGCGTGCCCAAGCGCCCCGAGATTCCGGTGAATGATTTCGCCAAGGCCGTGGGCATCACTCCGACCGCCGTCATTCCCCACGACCCGCAGACCTTCGGCATGGCCCAGGGCAATGGGCAGATGGTCTTCGAAGTCGCACCCAAGTCGAAAGCGGCGGAAGTGCTGGGTGAATTCGCCCGCAACCTCGCCGGAAACCAGAAAGCCTCCTCCGACGTGAAGAAGTCCGGCAGCCTGTTCTCCAAGCTGCCCCTCTTCAAGAAGAAGTAA
- a CDS encoding CpaF family protein — MFGKRPENSIPQGAALPPPPGAAPGAAPAAAQANFVPDVKVQAPMGFGANSASARTASPPAVTPPAREPGNPDHSKRSENYYDIKSTIFNALIDAIDLTQLAQLDRDAARDEIRDIVNEIIALKDVVMSIAEQEELLEDICNDVLGYGPLEPLLARDDIADIMVNGASTVFIEVDGKMQKTGVRFRDNAQLLNICQRIVSQVGRRVDEASPICDARLPDGSRVNVIAPPLAIDGCALTIRKFKKDRLKLPDLVRFKSITPEGGTILEIVGRVRCNVLISGGTGSGKTTLLNCLTGYIDHDERIITCEDAAELQLQQPHTVRLETRPPNLEGEGAITMRDLVKNCLRMRPERIIVGEVRGPEAFDLLQAMNTGHDGSMGTLHANSPREAISRLESMITMGGFALPSKTIKEMICGSIDVIVQASRLRDGSRKITHVTEVVGMEGDVIITQDLFVYEIVGEDANGKIIGRHRSTGIARPHFWDRARYYNEERRLAEALERAEARETGSA; from the coding sequence ATGTTTGGCAAGAGACCCGAAAATTCCATTCCCCAGGGCGCGGCACTTCCGCCGCCGCCGGGTGCCGCTCCGGGTGCAGCGCCGGCCGCGGCGCAGGCAAACTTCGTGCCCGACGTGAAGGTGCAGGCGCCCATGGGCTTCGGCGCCAACAGCGCCTCGGCGCGCACGGCATCGCCGCCCGCGGTGACCCCGCCGGCACGCGAGCCGGGCAACCCCGATCACAGCAAGCGCTCGGAAAATTACTACGACATCAAGAGCACGATCTTCAACGCGCTCATCGACGCCATCGACCTGACGCAGCTCGCCCAGCTCGACCGCGACGCCGCGCGCGACGAAATCCGCGACATCGTCAACGAGATCATCGCCCTCAAGGATGTGGTGATGTCGATTGCCGAGCAGGAAGAACTGCTCGAGGACATCTGCAACGACGTTCTCGGCTACGGCCCGCTCGAACCGCTGCTCGCCCGCGACGACATCGCCGACATCATGGTGAATGGCGCCTCAACGGTGTTCATCGAAGTCGACGGCAAGATGCAGAAGACCGGCGTGCGCTTCCGCGACAACGCCCAGCTCCTCAACATCTGCCAGCGCATCGTCAGCCAGGTCGGCCGCCGCGTTGACGAAGCCTCGCCGATCTGCGACGCCCGTCTTCCCGACGGCTCGCGCGTCAACGTCATCGCCCCGCCGCTGGCCATCGACGGCTGCGCCCTCACCATTCGTAAGTTCAAGAAGGACCGCCTGAAGCTGCCCGACCTCGTGCGCTTCAAGTCGATCACGCCGGAAGGCGGCACCATTCTCGAAATCGTCGGTCGCGTGCGTTGCAACGTGCTGATCTCCGGTGGTACGGGCTCGGGCAAGACGACGCTGCTCAACTGTCTCACCGGTTACATCGACCACGACGAGCGCATCATCACCTGCGAGGACGCAGCCGAACTCCAGCTGCAGCAGCCCCATACGGTGCGTCTCGAAACGCGCCCGCCGAACCTCGAAGGCGAAGGCGCCATCACCATGCGCGACCTCGTCAAGAACTGCCTGCGTATGCGTCCCGAACGCATCATCGTCGGCGAAGTCCGCGGACCGGAAGCCTTCGACCTCCTGCAGGCGATGAACACCGGTCACGACGGTTCCATGGGCACGCTCCACGCCAACAGCCCGCGCGAAGCCATCTCGCGACTCGAATCCATGATCACCATGGGCGGCTTCGCCCTGCCGTCCAAGACCATCAAGGAAATGATCTGCGGCTCGATCGACGTGATCGTCCAGGCTTCGCGCCTGCGCGACGGCTCGCGCAAGATCACCCATGTCACTGAAGTAGTCGGCATGGAAGGCGATGTCATCATCACCCAGGACCTCTTCGTCTACGAGATCGTCGGTGAGGATGCCAACGGCAAGATCATCGGCCGTCACCGCTCCACGGGCATCGCACGTCCCCACTTCTGGGATCGCGCCCGCTATTACAATGAAGAACGCCGTCTCGCCGAAGCGCTGGAACGCGCCGAGGCACGCGAGACCGGCAGCGCCTAA